The Pseudomonas hefeiensis genomic sequence ACTCGATTTTACGTTCTTGCAGTGCTCGGCAGTTGTCGGCGAAGCGCTTGGCGTAGGGTGCCCAGAGGGCAGAGGTCAGCAGGCGTTTGCGGCGAAATAGCTTGAGTATCGATCCATCGGCAAGGCGCAGAACTTTGTCCCCTTTACCGTCGGCTTCGAGAACGTCAGCATCTTCGCGCATGCTGAGGTAAGAAATGTGATCGAGCGTTTGCATCAAGGCTCCAAGGCATGCCCGTGGTAGGCAGCCAAGTATGTTACCGCAGTGTGCATGCTGCAAAAAACCGCTGTGGTATAGTCGTGCCAATTTTCAGGGGGGCATGCCCCTGTTTGCTGGGTCGCCCGGCACTGTCACCGAGTAATTATCTTTTGATTCATGTTGTAACCCTCCTATGCGCCGGCCGGTGAATAACAGGATGTTAATGTCTGCGGACTGGTCGCCCGGCGGTTATGGAACACTTTGGCAGGTGAATGCGGCCTACTTTCTGGACACCCTATGACGAAAATGCTGTTCATTTCCCTGGCCAAACATCAGGGGCTTTATTTCAATCGATTGCTTAATGAGACCGAGTTACAAGGTACCGTCGTTACTCCTCCAGAGATGCCCTGGCCGAGATCCTTACGAATATCCAGGGTTCTTTCGCGAATCGACAGCCCGAACCTGATCGAAAGGAAATGCGAGGAGCGGCGCGTCAAGAATAAGAACACCGGTCGCTTGTATCGCCTATTGTTACGTCTTGAACTCCTCTGGGTTGCGTTACGTGTCCAGGCTTTGCTCGACCGTGAGCGCCCCGATGTGCTGGTATTCTGGAATGGGGCTCATCGATATTGCCAATTGCTAATGGCGTTGGCTGCGCCTGGGTGTAAGACGTTTTTCTTTGAGAATGGCTTGTTACCCGATACCACAACTGTTGACCCCCAGGGTGTGAACTTCCTGAACACCGTTCCGCGTGAGGTCGATTTCTACCTCAATTATCCTTATTCGGTACCTGACGACCAGTCAGCGCCTGTCCTGATCCCTCGTAAACCCCGTGCCAGCGGCCCTCCCCCGATAGTATTACCTGAGCAATTCATCTTTATTCCGTTTCAGGATGACCGCGACAGTCAGGTTCGGTTGTTTTCTCCTTGGGTTCGCAACATGCAGGAGATGTTTACCCTGGGTGAGCGCCTGGCCAACGAGACCGGTTTGACAGTGGTCTTCAAAGAACATCCATCCAGCCGCCAGCATTATCCCGAGTTGCATGAGCGTACTCACGCTCACCTGTTGTTCGCCAATGGCAACCCCACCCAGCAACTGATCGAGGCCAGTCAGTTTGTGGTCACGCTGAACTCAACGGTGGGCCTTGAAGCTTTGCTTTTGGGTAAGCCGGTGCTGACATTGGGCCAGGCGTTCTTCAATATCGAGGGGTTGGTGATGCACGCCGATAATGCCGAGCAACTAATGGGACTGGCGCGCGCGTTTCCGCAATGGCCGCTCAATGATCGGTTGAGGCGCAACTTCCTTCACTACCTCTCTGAGCACTATTGCATCAAGGGTGGCTGGAAGAATGCCGACAAAGCCCAGTTGCAGCGGGTCGCTAACAGAATGCTGGGGAAAACCGAGTGCTAGCAGCAGTGAGAAGGCTCATCGACAAAGATGTACTGACGCTGTGGGCATCAATCGGATTCTTGATATTGCTATGTGGGGCGTGGGTACTGCCGAGTAACAAGCTGTATCACCAGATGTTGATTTTCCTGTTGTGGCTACCCGCCCTGTTGGCACTGTTTCGTCGGGATTTTCGCTTATTACTCAGGCAGCCGGAATGTCTGCTCTTCATCTTATTTGTGGCCTGGACGCTATTGGTATTGACGCTGGAGGGGGGGGATGACGTCTTCGGCAAAAGCAAGGTGACGCTTTACGCTGCGCTAAGCCTGCTGGGCGTATTGTTGGCTGCGCAGAGCCGTAAGTGGCGGTTCGAGTCCATGCTGCTGTACGCATCGATTGTCGGAGGTTTTTTTGCAGCAGCTTCATGGGTTTACTTCTATCAACTATCCGCCATGCCATTTAACGCCCGAGTGACTGCCATAGGCTTGTGGGACGCTACGATCATGGCCGCGCATGCGGTGGGGGCCTTGGCGATTATTGGCGCCTTCACGTTTCAGACCAAGCGCTTCAGTCCCCGCGTAATGGTGTTGTTGCTGATTCCGGCTCTGGGGTATGCCCTGTTCCTTGGCTTTAGCCAGACTCGCGGTGTGTGGATCGGTTTGTTGGCGTGTCTATTTGTAATGGGGGGGGCGCGACCGTCACGCTTGTGGGCCGCGTTGATCTTTCTGGTAATCCTGGGCGTGGCATCTGTTGCTCTATTCAAGCCACAGATCCTTCTCCAGCGCGGTGTTTCCTTTCGTCCGGAGCTATGGCACGGCGGCGTTCAATTGATGCTTGAACACTGGGCGTTGGGGTTGGGATCCCAAGAATATCTCATCTCTGTTCCTGAAATCGGACGTGCATTCAAGCATCCCCATAACCTCTTCCTGGATATCGGCGTGCGTCTCGGTGTGCCTGGTTTGCTGTTATTCGGATGGCTGTGGTTGGCGGTTGGCTGGCGTGGTTGGATTTCGCGCGCGCAACCGCTGGGGCAAATGTTGCTGGCTCTTTGGGTTTTTTCCGGGGCATCGTTACTGACTGATGGCATTGGCCTTTGGCTAAAACCCAATGCGGACTGGTTGATCACGTGGCTGCCGATCGCCGTAAGTATCGTATTGGCGGCTCGTGGGAATACGGAAGCTACAGACGCCAAGCAAAGCGCTTCCGTTTCTTGATGCCTGCGGCGCTAACGCGAAGACGGTCTCTGCGCTTTTGGCGGTCGTCCTGACTGAGCCGATGTTGTAATGGATTCGCTGTTACAATCCGCAGCTTGTCTCTTTTTTCAAATGTCCGAGGCGCACCGAATGGCCAATCCTGACCAGCAATCGAGCATGAAGATTTACCTGCGATTGCTGAAATACGTGCTCCCTTATTGGGGGGCTTTTGCCATCAGTATCATCGGCTTCGTGCTGTTCGCATCCAGTCAACCGATGTTGGCGGACATGCTCAAGCACTTTCTCGACGCTTTGCAAAAGCCCAGTGACACCCAGTTTATGGGGATTTCACTGGTGCTCGGCGTGCCATTGTTGATTGTACTCATTGCGATCTACCAAGGCATAGGCTCATTTCTAGGTAACTACTACCTGGCCAAGGTCGCCCGTGGCGTGGTTCATGACCTGCGTTGTGCCCTGTTCGACAACCTGCTGACCCTGCCTAACCGCTACTTTGACAACCATAACTCGGGCCACCTGATTTCCCGTATCACCTATAACGTGACCATGGTCACCGGTGCCGCCACCGATGCGATCAAAGTGGTGATTCGCGAAGGCCTGACCGTCGTATTCCTCTTCGGTTACCTGCTTTATAGCAACTGGAAAATGACTCTCGTTTTGCTGGCGATCCTTCCTTTCATCGCGTTGATGGTCAGTAGTGCGAGCAAGAAATTTCGCAAGCAGAGCAAGAAAATCCAGGTGGCGATGGGTGATGTGACTCATGTGGCTTCGGAGACGATCCAGGGCTACCGTGTCGTTCGCAGTTTTGGCGGTGAAACCTACGAAATCGAACGGTTCCACAAGGCCAGTGCCGACAACATGAACCGCAGCCTGGGCATGACCCGCACCCAGTCGATCTATACGCCCGATGCTGCAACTGGTGATTTATATTGGTATGGCCGTACTGATGTACTTGGTGCTTTATCTTCGCGGCGATGCTTCCGCCGGTGAGCTGGTCGCCTATATCACTGCTGCGGGTTTGTTGCCCAAGCCTATTCGTCAACTGTCGGAAGTCAGCGCCACGATCCAGAAAGGATTGGCGGCAGCGGACAGTATTTTCGAGCAACTCGACGAAGAGCCGGAAGTGGATACGGGGACTCAGGAAATCGCTCGTGTAAACGGTCGCCTCGAGGTGCGCAACCTGAGCTTCCAGTATCCAGGCACCGAAAAGCTCGTGCTCGACGACATTTCCTTTAGCGCCGAAGAAGGGCAAATGATCGCTCTGGTAGGGCGTTCAGGCAGCGGCAAGTCGACCTTGGCCAACCTGATACCGCGCTTTTATCATCATGACAAAGGTCAGATCCTGCTCGACGGTTTGGACGTAGAGCAATACAAGTTGACCAACCTGCGCCGTCACATTGCTCTGGTGACCCAGCAGGTTACGTTGTTCAACGACAGTGTTTCCAACAACATCGCCTATGGTGACCTCGCTGGCGCTCCCTTTGAAGACGTGCGCAAGGCAGCCGAAGATGCCTACGCGGCGGAGTTCATTGAGCAAATGCCTCAGGGTTACGACACCTTGGTGGGCGAAAATGGTGTCCTGCTTTCCGGTGGCCAGCGTCAGCGCCTGGCGATCGCTCGGGCCCTGCTCAAGAACGCTCCCCTGTTGATTTTGGATGAGGCCACTTCGGCCCTCGACACCGAGTCTGAACGCCACATCCAGGGGGCTCTGGATCAAGTGATGATGAAGGGACGCACCACGCTAGTGATCGCCCACCGCTTGTCTACCATCGAGAAGGCTGACTTGATCCTGTTGATGGACAAGG encodes the following:
- a CDS encoding capsular biosynthesis protein codes for the protein MTKMLFISLAKHQGLYFNRLLNETELQGTVVTPPEMPWPRSLRISRVLSRIDSPNLIERKCEERRVKNKNTGRLYRLLLRLELLWVALRVQALLDRERPDVLVFWNGAHRYCQLLMALAAPGCKTFFFENGLLPDTTTVDPQGVNFLNTVPREVDFYLNYPYSVPDDQSAPVLIPRKPRASGPPPIVLPEQFIFIPFQDDRDSQVRLFSPWVRNMQEMFTLGERLANETGLTVVFKEHPSSRQHYPELHERTHAHLLFANGNPTQQLIEASQFVVTLNSTVGLEALLLGKPVLTLGQAFFNIEGLVMHADNAEQLMGLARAFPQWPLNDRLRRNFLHYLSEHYCIKGGWKNADKAQLQRVANRMLGKTEC
- a CDS encoding O-antigen ligase family protein; the encoded protein is MLIFLLWLPALLALFRRDFRLLLRQPECLLFILFVAWTLLVLTLEGGDDVFGKSKVTLYAALSLLGVLLAAQSRKWRFESMLLYASIVGGFFAAASWVYFYQLSAMPFNARVTAIGLWDATIMAAHAVGALAIIGAFTFQTKRFSPRVMVLLLIPALGYALFLGFSQTRGVWIGLLACLFVMGGARPSRLWAALIFLVILGVASVALFKPQILLQRGVSFRPELWHGGVQLMLEHWALGLGSQEYLISVPEIGRAFKHPHNLFLDIGVRLGVPGLLLFGWLWLAVGWRGWISRAQPLGQMLLALWVFSGASLLTDGIGLWLKPNADWLITWLPIAVSIVLAARGNTEATDAKQSASVS